The following proteins are encoded in a genomic region of Cryptomeria japonica chromosome 11, Sugi_1.0, whole genome shotgun sequence:
- the LOC131041328 gene encoding glutathione S-transferase F9-like translates to MVVKVLGAIQSACTRRVLTCLIEKDIEYEIVPVDLRKKEQKKPEFMALQPFGKVPVVQDGDLTLFESRAIIRYFAEKYAEKGTCLLGKTLEERALVEQWLEVEGQNFSAHSYTLINQLLIVPRMGMPQDLALIQSSIEQLGKVFDVYEERLSKSKYLAGGFFSLADLTHLPYTDYIVNVTDKGYLVRDRKHVNAWWEDISSRPAWKKVSVM, encoded by the exons atggttGTCAAGGTGCTTGGAGCAATCCAATCTGCCTGCACAAGAAGGGTGCTTACATGCCTGATAGAGAAAGATATTGAGTATGAAATTGTGCCTGTTGATCTAAGAAAAAAAGAGCAGAAAAAACCAGAGTTCATGGCTTTACAG CCCTTTGGAAAAGTTCCAGTGGTCCAGGATGGAGATCTCACATTGTTTG AGTCAAGGGCAATCATAAGGTACTTTGCTGAGAAATATGCAGAGAAGGGGACCTGTCTGCTGGGGAAAACTCTAGAGGAGAGAGCATTGGTTGAACAGTGGCTAGAAGTTGAAGGGCAGAACTTCAGTGCTCATTCTTATACACTGATTAATCAGCTACTAATTGTCCCAAGGATGGGTATGCCTCAGGACCTAGCATTGATTCAGAGCAGTATTGAGCAGCTGGgtaaagtgtttgatgtgtatgaAGAGAGGTTGTCAAAGAGCAAGTACTTGGCAGGGGGATTTTTTAGCCTTGCTGATCTGACCCATCTTCCATATACTGATTATATAGTGAATGTTACTGATAAGGGATATCTGGTTAGGGATAGGAAACATGTGAATGCATGGTGGGAGGATATTTCCTCCAGACCTGCATGGAAGAAGGTTTCAGTTATGTGA